A genomic region of Deltaproteobacteria bacterium contains the following coding sequences:
- the accC gene encoding acetyl-CoA carboxylase biotin carboxylase subunit, with translation MFDRILIANRGEIALRVVRAARELGMTTVAVHSTADAESPHVRFADDSVCIGPPAARDSYLNVPALIAAAEISGAQAVHPGYGFLSENAEFAEVCGSCGLTWIGPSPEMIRLMGNKVEARRAMAEAGLPLLPGSPGPVADAKEAEALARELGLPVILKASAGGGGRGMKIVRDLDHVAQAFEMASAEAEAAFSNGEMFLERYVEAPRHIEIQIIADAYGNIIHLGERECSVQRRHQKLLEESPSPAVSKALRDEMGNAAVEALRKVGYTSVGTVEFLLDEQNRYYFMETNTRIQVEHPVTELVTGFDLVREQIRLAAGEKLGRSQEDIIFRGHAIEARINAEDPVTFAPSPGLITGYHAPGGFGVRVDSTIYEQYRVLPYYDSLLAKLIVYAENRKTALARLDRALGEMVIEGISTNIPFHRRLLKNESFRAGNYDTRIVPQILED, from the coding sequence ATGTTCGATCGGATCCTGATCGCCAACCGCGGTGAGATCGCCCTCCGGGTGGTCCGGGCGGCCCGGGAGCTGGGCATGACCACGGTGGCGGTCCACTCGACCGCCGACGCCGAGTCGCCCCACGTTCGCTTCGCCGACGACTCGGTCTGCATAGGGCCGCCGGCGGCGCGGGACAGCTACCTCAACGTCCCGGCCCTCATCGCGGCGGCCGAGATCAGCGGCGCGCAGGCCGTCCATCCGGGCTACGGCTTCCTCTCGGAGAACGCGGAGTTCGCCGAGGTCTGCGGCTCCTGCGGCCTGACCTGGATCGGCCCCTCGCCGGAGATGATCCGGCTGATGGGCAACAAGGTGGAGGCCCGGCGGGCGATGGCCGAGGCGGGCCTGCCGCTGCTGCCTGGCTCGCCCGGGCCGGTGGCGGACGCCAAGGAGGCGGAGGCCCTCGCCCGGGAGCTGGGGCTGCCGGTGATCCTCAAGGCCTCGGCCGGCGGGGGCGGGCGGGGGATGAAGATCGTCCGCGACCTCGACCACGTCGCCCAGGCCTTCGAGATGGCGAGCGCCGAGGCCGAGGCGGCCTTCAGCAACGGTGAGATGTTCCTCGAGCGCTACGTCGAGGCGCCCCGCCACATCGAGATCCAGATCATCGCCGACGCCTACGGCAACATCATCCACCTCGGGGAGCGCGAGTGCTCGGTCCAGCGACGGCACCAGAAGCTCCTGGAGGAGTCTCCCTCGCCCGCGGTGAGCAAGGCCCTGCGCGACGAGATGGGGAACGCGGCGGTCGAGGCCCTGCGAAAGGTCGGCTACACCTCCGTGGGGACCGTCGAGTTCCTCCTCGACGAGCAGAACCGCTACTACTTCATGGAGACCAACACCCGGATCCAGGTCGAGCATCCGGTCACCGAGCTGGTGACGGGCTTCGATCTCGTGCGCGAGCAGATCCGGCTGGCGGCGGGGGAGAAGCTCGGGCGTAGCCAGGAGGACATCATCTTCCGGGGGCACGCCATCGAGGCGCGGATCAACGCCGAGGATCCGGTGACCTTCGCTCCCTCCCCGGGGTTGATCACCGGCTACCACGCCCCCGGGGGCTTCGGGGTGCGGGTGGACTCGACCATCTACGAGCAGTACCGGGTGCTGCCCTACTACGACAGCCTCCTGGCCAAGCTGATCGTCTACGCCGAGAACCGCAAGACGGCGCTCGCGCGCCTCGACCGCGCCCTGGGCGAGATGGTGATCGAGGGGATCTCCACCAACATCCCCTTCCATCGGCGGCTCCTCAAGAACGAGTCCTTCCGGGCCGGAAACTACGACACCCGGATCGTCCCGCAGATCCTCGAGGACTGA
- the accB gene encoding acetyl-CoA carboxylase biotin carboxyl carrier protein gives MDTDKLREIVTILEGTEVSLVEWRNGEERWTIRRGPEGATTVMGMPTQMMAPPAPAAAAPVAGAPVAAIVEGHVITSPFVGTFYRAPSPESSPFCGVGEKVSKGQTLCIVEAMKLMNEIECDVSGKVLEILVENGQPVEFGEALFVIDPA, from the coding sequence ATGGATACCGACAAGCTGCGGGAGATCGTCACCATCCTGGAGGGGACCGAGGTCTCCCTGGTCGAGTGGCGCAACGGGGAAGAGCGCTGGACGATCCGCCGGGGGCCCGAGGGGGCGACCACGGTGATGGGGATGCCCACGCAGATGATGGCGCCGCCGGCCCCGGCGGCCGCGGCGCCGGTGGCGGGCGCCCCGGTGGCGGCGATCGTTGAGGGCCACGTCATCACCTCCCCCTTCGTCGGGACCTTCTACCGGGCGCCCTCGCCCGAGTCGTCGCCCTTCTGCGGGGTGGGGGAGAAGGTCTCCAAGGGCCAGACCCTCTGCATCGTCGAGGCGATGAAGCTCATGAACGAGATCGAGTGCGACGTCTCCGGCAAGGTGCTCGAGATCCTCGTAGAGAACGGGCAGCCGGTCGAGTTCGGAGAGGCTCTCTTCGTCATCGATCCGGCCTAA
- the efp gene encoding elongation factor P — translation MLSTTDFRKGLKLMIEGQPCIIVDFQHVKPGKGGAFVRTKWRNLLTGNVNERNFRSGDKFEKPDMEEKNMQYLYAEGENYYFMDTSSYEQTFVTKETLGDAVNFLKENIECSMLFFEGRVIGVDLPNTVELKIVQCDPGVKGDTVSGASKPATLESGHIVHVPLFINEGEVVKVDTRSGEYLERAN, via the coding sequence ATGCTTTCCACCACGGACTTTCGCAAGGGCCTCAAGCTGATGATCGAGGGCCAGCCCTGCATCATCGTCGACTTCCAGCACGTCAAGCCGGGCAAGGGCGGCGCCTTCGTCCGGACGAAGTGGCGCAACCTCCTCACGGGCAACGTGAACGAGCGCAACTTCCGCTCGGGCGACAAGTTCGAGAAGCCCGACATGGAAGAGAAGAACATGCAGTACCTCTACGCCGAGGGCGAGAACTACTACTTCATGGACACCTCGAGCTACGAGCAGACCTTCGTCACGAAGGAGACCCTCGGCGACGCGGTGAACTTCCTCAAGGAGAACATCGAGTGCTCGATGCTCTTCTTCGAGGGCCGGGTGATCGGCGTCGACCTGCCGAACACCGTCGAGCTGAAGATCGTGCAGTGCGATCCGGGCGTGAAGGGCGACACCGTCTCCGGCGCGAGCAAGCCCGCGACCCTCGAGAGCGGCCACATCGTTCACGTTCCGCTCTTCATCAACGAGGGCGAGGTCGTGAAGGTCGACACGCGCAGCGGCGAGTACCTCGAGAGAGCGAACTAG
- a CDS encoding 3-dehydroquinate dehydratase, whose product MKLLVIHGPNLDLLGHRDPAQYGSETLAALDARLVEAGQARGVEVACRQSNLEGALVEWLHEALPASHGGEGAFDAVVVNPGGYAHTSVALRDAFSVAVEAGLPVVEVHLSNVHGREDFRQRLLTGAVASGVITGMGSASYLLGIEAALRLAEHTD is encoded by the coding sequence GTGAAGCTGCTGGTCATACATGGGCCCAACCTCGATTTGTTGGGGCATCGGGATCCCGCGCAGTACGGGAGCGAGACCCTCGCCGCGCTCGACGCGCGGCTCGTGGAGGCCGGGCAGGCCCGGGGGGTCGAGGTCGCGTGCCGGCAGAGCAACCTGGAGGGGGCGCTGGTGGAGTGGCTCCACGAGGCCCTGCCGGCGAGCCACGGCGGGGAGGGGGCCTTCGACGCCGTCGTCGTGAACCCCGGCGGCTACGCGCACACCTCGGTCGCCCTGCGGGACGCCTTCAGCGTCGCGGTCGAGGCCGGGCTGCCGGTCGTCGAGGTGCACCTCTCCAACGTGCACGGCCGGGAAGACTTTCGTCAGCGGCTGCTCACCGGTGCGGTGGCCAGCGGCGTGATTACTGGAATGGGAAGTGCGAGCTACCTCCTCGGCATCGAGGCGGCGCTTCGGCTCGCTGAACACACGGACTGA
- a CDS encoding bifunctional shikimate kinase/3-dehydroquinate synthase — MCVGKSTLAGPLGSALALPAHDLDARIEESAGRSIPAIFSEEGEAAFRSLEREALRELLAGPPAVIACGGGALLEAGAWALAREAGAVVVSLEAPPEVLALRASAEGRPLLEGADTPAARAERLSRLQAERGPVYARADLRLDTSDGSPDELAALLLQEVLAHLGRSVPFRVPGAGHQLIITEGGLAAAADWIQQTLPPGEGREQLGLVADEVVLGLHGAPLREALEARGYRVAVIPVPAGEDCKRWAVLEGVLDGLLSAGLQRGSTVLGLGGGSATDLAGLAAALLKRGCHLIQLPTTLLGMIDAALGGKTAVNHRLGKNLVGAFHQPDLVVASLKTLETLPGEERRSAFGEVAKYALLQGDAGLAWAEGLRMPRDLSEVVLRCAGQKARCVEADPREGGARIHLNLGHTLGHALEPGDPGDAERPPLRHGEAVGLGLLAALRLAAALELGPPEREDRVKALLAGWGLPVDLDRRLSPLVWERLEADKKRRGEALDFVLPTPEGVEVISLTSDGARGILDPTRRWQ; from the coding sequence ATGTGCGTCGGAAAGAGCACCCTCGCGGGCCCCCTCGGCTCGGCGCTGGCGCTCCCGGCCCACGATCTCGATGCCCGCATCGAGGAGAGCGCGGGGCGTTCGATCCCCGCGATCTTCTCGGAGGAGGGCGAGGCGGCCTTCCGGAGCCTCGAGCGCGAGGCGCTCCGGGAGCTCCTGGCCGGCCCGCCGGCGGTCATCGCCTGCGGCGGCGGCGCGCTCCTGGAGGCCGGCGCCTGGGCGCTGGCCCGGGAGGCCGGGGCGGTGGTGGTCTCCCTCGAGGCGCCCCCCGAGGTCCTGGCCCTGCGGGCGAGCGCCGAGGGGCGCCCCCTCCTGGAGGGCGCCGACACCCCCGCGGCCCGGGCCGAGCGCCTCTCGCGACTCCAGGCCGAGCGCGGGCCGGTCTACGCGCGCGCCGATCTACGCCTCGACACCAGCGACGGCTCGCCCGATGAGCTCGCTGCCCTGCTCCTGCAGGAGGTCCTCGCGCACCTCGGGCGCTCGGTGCCCTTCCGGGTGCCCGGGGCCGGTCATCAGCTGATCATCACGGAGGGCGGGCTGGCGGCCGCGGCCGACTGGATCCAGCAGACCCTCCCGCCGGGAGAGGGCCGGGAGCAGCTGGGGCTGGTCGCCGACGAGGTCGTCCTCGGCCTTCACGGGGCGCCCCTGCGCGAGGCCCTCGAGGCCCGCGGCTACCGGGTCGCCGTGATCCCGGTGCCGGCCGGAGAGGACTGCAAGCGCTGGGCGGTGCTGGAGGGGGTCCTCGACGGGCTCCTCTCCGCGGGCCTGCAGCGGGGCTCGACGGTCCTCGGCCTCGGCGGCGGCAGCGCCACCGATCTCGCCGGCCTGGCCGCGGCGCTCCTGAAGCGGGGCTGCCACCTGATCCAGCTCCCCACGACCCTCCTGGGCATGATCGACGCGGCCCTGGGGGGGAAGACGGCGGTGAACCACCGCCTCGGCAAGAACCTGGTGGGCGCCTTCCACCAGCCCGACCTGGTGGTCGCCTCCCTGAAGACCCTGGAGACGCTCCCGGGGGAGGAGCGGCGCTCGGCCTTCGGAGAGGTCGCCAAGTACGCCCTCCTCCAGGGGGACGCCGGCCTGGCGTGGGCCGAGGGCCTGCGGATGCCGCGGGACCTCTCCGAGGTGGTGCTGCGCTGCGCCGGGCAGAAGGCCCGCTGCGTGGAGGCCGACCCCCGGGAGGGGGGCGCGCGGATCCACCTGAACCTGGGCCACACCCTCGGTCACGCCCTGGAGCCCGGGGATCCGGGGGACGCCGAGCGGCCCCCGCTGCGCCACGGCGAGGCCGTGGGCCTCGGCCTCCTGGCCGCCCTGCGCCTCGCGGCCGCCCTGGAATTGGGGCCCCCGGAGCGCGAGGACCGGGTGAAGGCCCTCCTCGCCGGCTGGGGCCTGCCGGTGGATCTGGATCGCCGCCTCTCTCCCCTCGTGTGGGAGCGCCTGGAGGCGGACAAGAAGCGCCGGGGCGAGGCCCTGGATTTCGTCCTCCCGACCCCCGAAGGGGTGGAGGTCATTTCTCTGACAAGCGACGGAGCCCGGGGTATTCTGGACCCCACAAGGAGATGGCAATGA
- the pilQ gene encoding type IV pilus secretin PilQ → MLLACLLVTGLTAVSQVAFAASLNEVRAVEVNERGSVTEVRILGSQRPTYTVFKLAEPTRIVVDLSTTDISKVERLVDVDTPAVKAIMTTQFDDAEAKVGRVMVVLVDGADYDVKASGNDVLVTVRSDEGSATAPTATETAAASAESSEVTVPEQDALASQTEETVSEEPAVSAASADEPAEVAKVELVDESPAEPSSELPENALAQDEDVLPAGRRTGSKLLAIRTGVDGALTTVAMDTDGQPSKVEWIELVNPSRLALDLVGITQAPKRAQTQALRRSDTVKNVRIGKHADRVRVVVDGRADTMGDYDVVRTRKGVALRVRKAPDAAAILAESEPADDATEADTPKRGMVQALTYARSEQTGRVVVGMQEAGRVRYRVSQPDPRTAVLTLAGTGLEKSLEQTFDASSYGGAVKAVTAFTDPTEPDRVKVVATLAEPVRSRIVPMRGGLSWEFDFGAAGVVQNGDKDTEGTLGPAAIETAGLTSEGAMSVASSGERARKGYHGRRVNLEFKEIDIHNVLRLIAEVSKRNIVVSDDVSGKITLRLRNVPWDQALDLILKSKGLGRETFGNIIRIAPAEQLAKERELQVKERESRKKLEPLKVRLVGVNFAKADEMAKRVQEILTERGVVTVDKRTNFLIIKDVSAALTKAEQLVQKLDSETPQVQIESRIVEANVNFTREIGVQWGGNITMSPTHGNPTGLVFPNIVSVAGSAADGQTPVSGTSDTPNFMVNMPAPIGTNSGGGLGFIFGSAGGAANLNLRLSAMENDGVVKTISAPKVVTLDNQKATISQGLSIPFSQVSAAGVNTTFIQAKLQLDVTPHVTTNGSILMDVNVTNNQPNPQLTGANGQPSISQKEAKTTVMVKDGDTTVIGGVYTRQNSEANNRVPGFSRIPILGWLFRKKNVQDQRTELLVFITPRIVNRSASTVGAL, encoded by the coding sequence ATGCTTCTCGCATGCCTTCTGGTCACGGGCCTGACGGCCGTGAGCCAGGTCGCCTTTGCGGCGAGTCTCAACGAGGTCCGGGCCGTCGAGGTCAACGAGCGCGGATCGGTGACCGAGGTGCGCATCCTCGGCTCCCAGCGTCCGACCTACACGGTCTTCAAGCTGGCCGAGCCGACCCGGATCGTCGTCGATCTCTCGACCACCGACATCTCGAAGGTCGAGCGGCTGGTCGACGTCGACACCCCGGCGGTGAAGGCGATCATGACGACCCAGTTCGACGACGCCGAGGCGAAGGTCGGGCGGGTGATGGTCGTCCTCGTCGACGGGGCCGACTACGACGTCAAGGCCTCGGGCAACGACGTGCTGGTGACGGTGCGCAGCGACGAGGGCTCGGCCACGGCCCCGACCGCCACCGAGACCGCCGCTGCATCGGCCGAGTCCTCCGAGGTGACGGTGCCGGAGCAGGACGCGCTGGCCAGCCAGACCGAGGAGACCGTCTCCGAGGAGCCGGCGGTGAGCGCGGCGAGCGCCGACGAGCCCGCCGAGGTCGCGAAGGTCGAGCTGGTGGACGAGTCCCCGGCCGAGCCGAGCAGCGAGCTCCCCGAGAACGCGTTGGCGCAGGACGAGGACGTCCTCCCGGCCGGCCGCCGCACGGGCAGCAAGCTCCTGGCCATCCGGACCGGCGTCGACGGCGCCCTCACCACCGTGGCGATGGACACCGACGGTCAGCCCTCCAAGGTGGAGTGGATCGAGCTGGTGAACCCCTCTCGCCTGGCGCTCGACCTGGTCGGCATCACCCAGGCGCCGAAGCGGGCCCAGACCCAGGCCCTGCGCCGCTCCGACACCGTGAAGAACGTCCGCATCGGCAAGCACGCCGATCGGGTCCGGGTGGTCGTGGACGGCCGCGCCGACACCATGGGCGACTACGACGTCGTCCGCACCCGGAAGGGCGTCGCCCTCCGCGTGCGCAAGGCCCCCGACGCCGCCGCGATCCTCGCCGAGAGCGAGCCGGCGGACGACGCCACCGAGGCCGACACCCCGAAGCGGGGGATGGTGCAGGCCCTGACCTACGCTCGCAGCGAGCAGACCGGCCGGGTCGTGGTCGGCATGCAGGAGGCCGGGCGCGTGCGCTACCGCGTCTCGCAGCCCGACCCCCGCACGGCGGTCCTCACCCTCGCGGGCACCGGCCTCGAGAAGAGCCTCGAGCAGACCTTCGACGCCTCCTCCTACGGTGGCGCCGTCAAGGCGGTCACCGCCTTCACCGATCCCACCGAGCCCGATCGGGTGAAGGTGGTCGCCACCCTCGCCGAGCCCGTGCGCTCCCGGATCGTCCCCATGCGGGGCGGCCTCTCCTGGGAGTTCGACTTCGGCGCTGCCGGCGTGGTGCAGAACGGTGACAAGGACACCGAGGGGACCCTCGGCCCGGCCGCCATCGAGACCGCCGGCCTGACCTCCGAGGGCGCCATGAGCGTCGCCAGCAGCGGTGAGCGCGCCCGGAAGGGCTACCACGGCCGCCGGGTCAACCTGGAGTTCAAGGAGATCGACATCCACAACGTGCTGCGCCTCATCGCCGAGGTCAGCAAGCGGAACATCGTGGTCTCCGACGACGTGTCGGGCAAGATCACCCTGCGCCTGCGCAACGTGCCCTGGGATCAGGCCCTCGATCTCATCCTCAAGTCCAAGGGCCTGGGCCGCGAGACCTTCGGCAACATCATCCGCATCGCCCCGGCCGAGCAGCTCGCCAAGGAGCGTGAGCTGCAGGTGAAGGAGCGCGAGTCCCGCAAGAAGCTCGAGCCCCTCAAGGTGCGGCTGGTGGGCGTGAACTTCGCCAAGGCCGACGAGATGGCCAAGCGGGTCCAGGAGATCCTCACCGAGCGCGGCGTGGTCACCGTCGACAAGCGGACCAACTTCCTCATCATCAAGGACGTCTCCGCGGCGCTGACGAAGGCCGAGCAGCTGGTCCAGAAGCTCGACTCCGAGACCCCGCAGGTCCAGATCGAGTCGCGGATCGTCGAGGCCAACGTGAACTTCACCCGCGAGATCGGCGTGCAGTGGGGTGGCAACATCACCATGTCGCCCACCCACGGCAACCCGACCGGCCTGGTCTTCCCGAACATCGTCTCGGTGGCCGGCTCCGCGGCCGACGGCCAGACCCCGGTCAGCGGCACCTCCGACACGCCGAACTTCATGGTCAACATGCCGGCGCCCATCGGCACCAACTCCGGTGGTGGCCTCGGCTTCATCTTCGGCTCCGCCGGCGGCGCCGCCAACCTCAACCTGCGTCTCTCCGCGATGGAGAACGACGGTGTGGTGAAGACCATCTCCGCGCCGAAGGTCGTGACCCTCGACAACCAGAAGGCGACGATCTCCCAGGGTCTGTCGATTCCCTTCTCGCAGGTGTCGGCCGCGGGCGTGAACACCACCTTCATCCAGGCCAAGCTGCAGCTGGACGTGACCCCTCACGTCACCACCAACGGCTCGATCCTGATGGACGTGAACGTCACCAACAACCAGCCGAACCCGCAGCTCACCGGCGCCAACGGTCAGCCCTCCATCTCGCAGAAGGAGGCCAAGACCACGGTGATGGTGAAGGACGGCGACACCACCGTCATCGGCGGCGTCTACACCCGGCAGAACTCCGAGGCGAACAACCGCGTCCCGGGCTTCTCCCGGATCCCGATCCTCGGCTGGCTCTTCCGCAAGAAGAACGTGCAGGATCAGCGCACCGAGCTGCTGGTCTTCATCACGCCGCGCATCGTCAACCGCAGCGCCTCGACGGTGGGTGCGCTCTAG
- a CDS encoding pilus assembly protein PilP → MMHLRRHGLLVLVPALLLVAACGDDAPPPAAAPPPTPAAALPPTATGTTAAEAEAELEAETTTTETAEAATEAEYVYNPIGKRDPFRSPYVDIRIVKGPDEDGRPERERGPLQRWGVEQLQLRATITGTGSPMAMLVDPENVGHVVRRGALVGKNWGKVTAIRGDCIVITEQLRDASGAVTAVKSQRCLPKTDREIKMEKQLAKGG, encoded by the coding sequence ATGATGCATCTACGACGCCACGGACTGCTCGTCCTCGTTCCGGCGCTCCTGCTCGTCGCCGCCTGCGGTGACGACGCGCCTCCGCCGGCCGCCGCGCCGCCGCCCACGCCGGCCGCCGCGCTGCCGCCGACCGCGACCGGTACGACCGCCGCCGAGGCCGAGGCCGAGCTCGAGGCCGAGACCACGACCACGGAGACCGCCGAGGCGGCCACCGAGGCCGAGTACGTCTACAACCCCATCGGCAAGCGGGATCCCTTCCGCTCTCCCTACGTGGACATCCGGATCGTGAAGGGTCCGGACGAGGACGGGCGCCCCGAGCGCGAGCGCGGACCGCTGCAGCGCTGGGGGGTCGAGCAGCTCCAGCTGCGTGCGACCATCACCGGGACCGGCTCGCCGATGGCGATGCTCGTCGATCCCGAGAACGTCGGGCACGTCGTCCGGCGAGGCGCCCTGGTCGGGAAGAACTGGGGCAAGGTGACGGCCATCCGAGGGGATTGCATCGTCATCACCGAGCAGCTCCGGGATGCCTCGGGCGCGGTCACCGCGGTGAAGAGCCAGCGGTGCCTCCCGAAGACGGACCGTGAGATCAAGATGGAGAAGCAGCTCGCCAAGGGCGGGTAG
- the pilO gene encoding type 4a pilus biogenesis protein PilO, producing MEELISKLVKIPLGTKLGALAGVVVLVTAANYFLFPGIAEIEEKTVRLERTRAEREAEFTKKQQVANNLDQYKRQLEVVEQRLKEALTEMPEDIRIDDLLTQLSELAKKAGLSMRTLKPMAEARDGEFYFKIPIKMSVEGGYHEIAVFLDSVSKLKRIVNVNNIEFGSPKVLADKVVLSARYMATTFRFAGDSAARVEGAQ from the coding sequence ATGGAAGAGCTCATTTCTAAACTCGTAAAGATCCCGCTGGGCACCAAGCTCGGGGCTCTCGCCGGGGTGGTGGTGCTGGTGACCGCTGCCAACTACTTCCTCTTCCCCGGCATCGCCGAGATCGAGGAGAAGACCGTGCGGCTGGAGCGGACTCGCGCCGAGAGAGAGGCGGAGTTCACCAAGAAGCAGCAGGTCGCCAACAACCTCGATCAGTACAAGCGGCAGCTCGAGGTGGTCGAGCAGCGCCTGAAGGAGGCGCTGACCGAGATGCCCGAGGACATCCGGATCGACGACCTGCTCACCCAGCTCTCGGAGCTGGCGAAGAAGGCCGGCCTCTCGATGCGGACCCTCAAGCCGATGGCCGAGGCTCGCGACGGGGAGTTCTACTTCAAGATCCCCATCAAGATGTCGGTCGAGGGCGGCTACCACGAGATCGCCGTCTTCCTCGACAGCGTGAGCAAGCTCAAGCGAATCGTGAACGTGAACAACATCGAGTTCGGCTCGCCCAAGGTCCTGGCGGACAAGGTGGTGCTCTCGGCCAGATACATGGCCACCACCTTCCGCTTCGCGGGTGACTCCGCAGCGAGAGTGGAGGGGGCACAGTGA
- a CDS encoding PilN domain-containing protein, translating into MIRINLLPVRATRRAEQGKLQLILGVVLIAGVFVGNYFWYSAADDAKRQVESQVAALDQKIKDIERIIGEVKDIEKRQKELEKKLEVIEDLRKKRTGPVKMMGSLATLIPKEVWLTTMAEKGGGMTMEGQAMSHEHLAIFISALQASPSFKGVRLVDATLVASPAGEGEVVNFKLTGQADYSAI; encoded by the coding sequence ATGATCAGGATCAACCTACTTCCGGTTCGAGCGACCCGCAGAGCGGAGCAGGGCAAGCTCCAGCTCATCCTCGGCGTCGTGCTCATCGCCGGTGTCTTCGTCGGCAACTACTTCTGGTACTCGGCCGCCGATGACGCCAAGCGGCAGGTCGAGAGCCAGGTCGCCGCGCTCGATCAGAAGATCAAGGACATCGAGCGGATCATCGGCGAGGTGAAGGACATCGAGAAGCGCCAGAAGGAGCTCGAGAAGAAGCTCGAGGTCATCGAGGACCTGCGCAAGAAGCGCACCGGTCCGGTGAAGATGATGGGCAGCCTCGCCACCCTGATCCCGAAGGAGGTCTGGCTCACGACGATGGCCGAGAAGGGCGGCGGGATGACGATGGAGGGGCAGGCCATGTCCCACGAGCATCTCGCGATCTTCATCTCGGCGCTCCAGGCCTCGCCCTCCTTCAAGGGAGTGCGGCTGGTCGACGCGACCCTCGTGGCCTCGCCTGCGGGCGAGGGCGAGGTGGTCAACTTCAAGCTGACGGGACAGGCGGACTACTCGGCCATCTAG
- the pilM gene encoding type IV pilus assembly protein PilM: protein MARSKPVVGLDIGSSSIKMIQLKETKHGYALHNLGVAPLPPEAIVDGALMNSTAIVDAVQELMAAQGVKRGKEVALAISGHSVIIKKIAMPVMTREELEESIQWEAEQYIPFDISEVNLDVEILRPEGNEAGQMDVLLVAAKKDMISDYTSVVSEAGLQPVVVDIDAFAVQNAFEASYGMPAGETFVLVNVGASVVNINVVSDGMSVFTRDISMGGNQFTEDIQKQLNVSYDEAEALKLGGEMGSDVDAVVPQEVERVIQQVSEQMAGEIQRSLDFFAATSADSGFSRIYLAGGSAKIPALFKSIESRAGVPVEILNPFRGVEIDDRRFDPNYINEVAPMSAVVVGLGLRKTAER from the coding sequence ATGGCGCGGAGCAAACCAGTGGTGGGACTCGACATCGGTTCGAGCTCCATCAAGATGATCCAGCTCAAGGAGACGAAGCACGGCTACGCTCTCCACAATCTCGGTGTCGCGCCGCTGCCCCCGGAGGCCATCGTCGACGGCGCGCTCATGAACAGCACGGCGATCGTCGATGCGGTCCAGGAGCTGATGGCAGCCCAGGGCGTGAAGCGGGGCAAGGAGGTGGCGCTGGCCATCTCTGGCCACTCCGTGATCATCAAGAAGATCGCCATGCCGGTCATGACCCGGGAGGAGCTCGAGGAGTCGATCCAGTGGGAGGCCGAGCAGTACATCCCCTTCGACATCTCCGAGGTGAACCTCGACGTCGAGATCCTCCGCCCCGAGGGCAACGAGGCGGGCCAGATGGACGTGCTCCTGGTGGCCGCCAAGAAGGACATGATCTCCGACTACACCTCGGTGGTCTCCGAGGCCGGGCTGCAGCCGGTGGTCGTCGACATCGACGCCTTCGCGGTCCAGAACGCCTTCGAGGCCTCCTACGGGATGCCGGCCGGCGAGACCTTCGTCCTGGTCAACGTCGGCGCCTCGGTGGTGAACATCAACGTCGTCTCCGACGGGATGAGCGTCTTCACCCGCGACATCTCGATGGGCGGCAACCAGTTCACCGAGGACATCCAGAAGCAGCTCAACGTCTCCTATGACGAGGCCGAGGCCCTGAAGCTCGGCGGGGAGATGGGCTCGGACGTCGACGCGGTGGTCCCGCAGGAGGTCGAGCGGGTCATCCAGCAGGTCTCCGAGCAGATGGCCGGCGAGATCCAGCGGTCGCTGGACTTCTTCGCCGCGACGAGCGCCGACTCGGGCTTCTCCCGCATCTACCTGGCGGGCGGCTCGGCGAAGATCCCGGCGCTCTTCAAGTCCATCGAGAGCCGGGCCGGCGTGCCGGTCGAGATCCTCAACCCCTTCCGCGGGGTGGAGATCGACGACCGCCGCTTCGACCCGAACTACATCAACGAGGTCGCGCCCATGTCCGCGGTGGTCGTGGGGCTGGGCCTTCGCAAGACGGCGGAGCGCTAG